tttaacacacatatacactaaTGATTTCGGTCTTAATTGGTATCTGCTTAGATCCTAGCTCTCTTGCCATGGCTGGACAGGGATTTAAGGAATGTGCCAGGTTTCCCTGGCTGTGGACTTGTTTTTTCTTGCATCCAACATGCATACTGGCATGGCCTTTATTAACTAGTTATTTAGTGGATGGGGAGTGGGAATGGGTTGGAATCCTTGATGTGGTTCCAAACATTGCTGGCTTTCTCAGCCTTAAAACCAACAGCCCAAAGACATCTGAATGTCTTTGATGCATTCTACATAGCATCTAACACAGTAGGTGTGCTGCCCCACCATTATAGACCAATGTAAGGGAAATAGAacgttctattttatttattttattgttcccTCTCTCTAATAAAGAAAGGCGGTATACCCTCCACTCTGCTAATTAATTcacatgtattattttgtttaatttttataaataccatatgaGGTAGATATTACAGTAGTTTCATCATTTTCACTGGGGTGCAAACTGAGGAACAAAGCTGTTGGGCATTTATCCACAGTAAGAGGCAGAGTGAGGAGTAAAACGGGAGATTCTTTTCATTCGGAAGCCTAAATACACTTCTACTGCACCCACTTAGAGCGTCAGAATAAGGGGAAgactaaaatataatatttactaCCCTAAAATAATTCCAATAATGCTAAGCTGATGACAGTAGTCCTTACTTCAGATAGAATGTACTGTGCCTTCTTTTCCCAAAGGAGAGAAAAGTTGCTTAAGTTTTTCAAAATGGTTCAAAACAGAGTCCATTATTCcttcacttctttcttcttttctaataaatacaTTCCTTGTAGGAATTagtccagttctttttttttttttaatgtttatttatgtattctgagagaaagagagagagcctttgtgtgagctggggaggggcagagaggaaaaaagagaatcccaagcaggctcccagctgccagcgcagagcttgatacggggcttgatcccatgaacagtgagatcatgacctgagctgaaatcaagagtcagatgcttaaccgactgagccacccagatgcccccaattCTCTTTAGTTAATAAGGAAAGGATGGCTAGAATTTAGGGTATACTCAGAACTCTTTGATGGTTGCCCTGTCACTCTTGGGAGAGACACACAAATTAAGAGACAGGATTTCCAGAAGTGTTAGCTAGTTTAAGATGATTCTTAAGTATTTCTTCCACTTTAGAAATAGTTTCACAACTGAAAATATCTTGTCTAGAATAATGGCTGATGGAAAGGCAAAGCACTAGTCCTAAGGTTTTTTAAGCATACTGACGATACGCTACAGATAATtaaacagaaagaatgaaaggtAAATTCAAATAGGCAATGTTTtcaagtgatatttaaaaaaaaaaaacaacaacttgacATCAGAGGAAAAACCCAATGAAATAGGATTTAGAGGAAGGTAAGATATATCAGTCATTCTTAAACGGTTAGGGGCAGACACTCTGTGAATTTGATGAACACTAAGAACTCTCTTTTTGGAAAAACTGAAATCTACAGTCACATTTTATATTCAGTAGGTTTCTCAGCCTCTGACACTCACCTACTGACCCCACTAGGAGGCTTTGATGTGGTGTTAaagatattgaaaaaagaaaagaaaagaaaattgcccAGAATGAAGAAGGGCAAAAAACATGATTTCTCAAGGTACCCTGTGTCTCTATTAATCTACGATTCCAGTGGCccagtttttaaatgttcctcTAAAATCCTCACCCTGAGAGTCATGCTTCCTACTTGAGACCTTAACAAAAATTTCAGGAGTGTTAGTGACCTGAAGatttctgccttttctccagCAAGAAAAGCCAGGAGACCCAAACCACAGAACAGGAAATGTTTATGTCAACCATGCATTTCTCTAATGCTCATGCTAAAGTGTTTCCCAAATGTTAGTACACACCCACATCAACTGGTATCTTCTTAAAacgcagattctgattcagaagaCCTGGGGTAGGATCCAGgatcctgcatttctaacaaatttccaGATGACGCTGATACTGTCAGTCTGGGGCACGAACTGAGTAGTTAAGACTCTAGAAGTGGGTCCATATACACCGCTACCGCAGAGCACTTCAGAACAGCTCCTCCCACTGTTTGCTCATATATCCTAGAGCTACTTCATCTCACCACTCAGAGCCTAAACCTACTCGAAGAGGAAGATATCACCGGGGCGTTCGGTAAGAGAGTCAACTGACTTTTTTCCTTAGAAGAAGATTCCGTGGTCTGAGCTTTGCATTACATATAGTTCTCTATCTACTTTGGTGGCGCTTACCATGTTGATGTGTCTCTGTAAGATCTCAGGTGGATGTCTGTGAATGGCTTATCTTTTTAAGTTAGAGCAAATTTAAGATTATCCCTTTAAAAACGTTGTTTCGCTTGCTTTCAAGAGAGGAGCAAGAGACGGAATCGGAGTTAGCAAGTACTGAGAATTAGGCTGTCAAAACCTGATAATTGATGCCAAGCCCACAGATACACCCGTATCATCCACGTGTGGGTTGGAGAACCACTGTTCTTCCTTATACACACCACTGCCATCTTTTGATTCTTCAAAATATGGCTGAGTCAAAGATGAATAAGGCCACTGATCGGAAAGATTTATTTCCGAGCCAAAGATTAACTTTCTATGTGTTAGCAActcatgaaaattttttttagctgCTGGTGTCATTGATTGCATTTTCAATGAAAAGAAGTTTCATGACAGTTCCTAAAATGGAGGTCGAACAGGCAATGCTGAAAATTTATGAACACTGagttagcatttaaaaattgcATGTATACCTAATGACAATTATACAAGCCAAGAATATGTCATTTGGTGTTTAAGGGAATGAAAACCATGGCTTTCTATAAATATTCTCATAAAACACcatataaagaatgaaattggacatGGCTTTTTTCATATTCAGCTTCtttcaataatataaatatttctttcacgGTTTCTACTTTATAGAAATTAGGTAAAATGAAGTATGTCTTTTGATTACTTGTTTAGAGAGACTAATGCCACCATGCAAAATAACATTCCATACTCAACATGGAACAAAAGATATAATGtcacaaaacattttcatcttgcTCCTATTTTAACtacaaaatttactttaaaaagcgtggcaatgtttcttttaaaaatattcattttcttctttctacatgCACAAAAATGATTCTTTCCCACCTCTCTCCACAGTTAGAACTCTTATTCAGAAAATAGCAGGCATGAGATTACAGCCAGCAAAAAATGTCTACCAATGAAAGCTAACTAAAGGGTTAAAAATTGTGTAAGGACAAATGGAAAATcacaagtaatttttaaattacttcaatattatattttcttatttatttccatttttattcttaattatgaaacatttcaaaacGTCAGAGATCTGTATATCCaccatttaggtttttaaaattttttttatgtttatttatttttgagagacagagcatgagtcagggaggggcagagagagagggagacacagaatctgaagctggctccagactctgagctgatagcagagagcttgaggtggggctcaaacccatgatccgtgagatcatgacctgagctgaagtcagatgcttaactgactgagccacccaggtgtccctgtcacCATTTAGTTTTAACCAACATGAACATTTTGTATAGATATctattctgttgtctttttttaaaaaatattttttaatgtttttatttatttttgagagagagagagagcaagcaggggaggggcagagagagagggagacacagaatccgaggcaggctccaggctccaagctgtcagcgcacagcctgacacggggctcgaacccacaaaccgtgagatcatgacctgagctgaagtcggacacttaaccaactgagccaccgagaaaCCCCTGTTctgttgtcttaaaaaaaaaaaaaaaaaaaaaaaaaaaaagtttatttattttgagagggggaggggagagagagagagggacagacagaatcccaagcaggctctgtgctctcagcctgaagccctgcgctgggctgtatccacgaactgcgaaatcatgacatgaaccgaaatcaagagttggaggcttaacccactgacccatCTAGGCGCCTCTGTTGtctttttagaaagatttttcttcagtaaaaagaaaacattaaaagcttTGTCATTGTTGTCAGAGGGGTGAACCACTTCAACTGAAATTATCTGCTAActtccttttaaaacttttaaaggtTGACAGAGAGGCCTCTAAAAGAAATTCTTTCCCCATGATTCTTGTACCGTGTCAATGTTCAAAAATAATACCAATAGTAATCACTAGAATTTGGGTTTGCTTATAGGGGagattttttcctaaataaattaattaaacatggAATAGAAAGTACATCTTGTAGACTTTCTGTTAATGATGTGTTTCAtaattattgtaaaaatatatttttaaaagatatcttaATTCGTCTACTCCCATATGTCCTATACTTGATTTGTGTGAGGAGGTGAGGGGTAGGTGTGTGTGAAATATACTTATGGGTATGGATAACTTtgtgttaacttttaaaaaaccttaaatgaGGTAAAGATTCTATTCCACCCTCTTCTGAAAGTCCCTGATAGTCAGCAGATTTGGAAAGATGTGATAAGTAACACAGAAcagttttaaatacaaaaattattaataactGAAACAATAAATTAACTTTTGTAAGTAATATATTTAGAGATTATTTACATGGTGGGTGAAAATACGGCCTTGGTGCTCATCTTTAGGTACAGCTAGAAACTAAATCACAGTTCATCTTTCCCTTGCTGGTAAACATTAAAGTGGCAATTCCCAAATTTCAGACAATGCTGTAATTATTATGGAGTAAACTATGAACAAAATGTTTTATGTGATGTACCCTGGGCCAGCCCTTTTGATATAAAATTGAAGATGTTTACGTGTTTTGCCGTGTGGGCCATTCATGGCTATGTTCTATTAACTCTGGGTTTACTGTGTGATATTATGTGTATTTGTCTTGGGGCAAACAGCTTGTTTGTCTCAAATCAAAGTCTAAAAgataattctttctctttctatgggcttaaaatagtttttgtttgGATTGAGATTTACTGTTTGCGGTGAATTATCCCTCTGTTGGCTCTTTTCTAttcattataatatataattttggtTAAGCAATTGTATAATCTTTTCTATACCATTATTCTGGACTTCTgtataaaagttgaaaaatgttTTCCACAAACAAAATGCTTATGCTTGCATATTCAATATCTTTCCTATTGGACTTTGGACACAGTCTTGTGTAATGGAACTCATTTGTTatgagagctttttttttctttttacatattttgtttaaaacagcTATTTGAGtttaataatactatattttcCATGATAAAGTTAGAGTAGTATTTTTTCACTTCAAAGAATGCCAAAAGCTTTTTTGAGTTTTCTTCAAACGGGTTTCGCTAaccatacatatatttataaatatatctacatattttatatgtatatttaagaaCACTTAGCTCTAAGTTTCATAGTCTTTACATCTTATGGCACATTTTTCatgatttgtaaaatattttttttcctttacactgggactaaacattttgaaaactcatttttcaaaagtatcaggaatattttaatagcaataaccttgttaatttttgttgcttatttCCTGGTCAAGATAGTCAAGCTGGCTTGAGATTGCTCAGTTCTTTAAAAGAGAGTTCTTTAATTCAACCTGTTTTAAGCTGAAGCGTAGGTGACTTTCTATGACTCTGTTTACATAACAGTAGTAATCATTAAATACGACTGACTTCATAACTCAAAACATACACTTAAGTGTAGGAAATAAGTGGTACATAAACATTTCATTCAACTGTATTTTATACAGGAAATGTAAAACTTGAATCTTTCATGCAGTCCTTCTCTCAAATGCTCATGCAAATATAATTTACGTAATACACCAACTGCACTGGATTTATATAGGTAGAAGAAAAGGAGCCTGAGAAAAGGAGCCTTTAGGAAATACCAACTCATTGGGAAACATCTGatgaatatttttcattgtgcttgaatgaatgattttttacaTAGAGACATATTCCACCATCAATAAATACCACTATGAATTTTGCTACGCCacgcccccctcaccccccgtgGAATTTTTCCTTACGGTAGTTAGACCGACCTTGgccaaaaacaaatacattccCACACGGAAACACAACTACCGTCTACCCGCACCCACACCCCGCCACCCAGGTGCAAGGCGCCACGCTGGGCTCTCGGAGGATACAGATAAGGAGGACCGCCAGAATTTCTGGCTAGGTCACGTGGTGCGACCACCCTGCCAAGTACCTTTCGGTATTTACTTGAAAACTTCAGAGACGAGCAACTTATTGTAGCCTCTGCCTTCAAAGAATTTAAACCCAAGTGGAAAGGATTAGGAATGCATACATCTCTCTGCTCGTACCGAACAGGAGTCCacacagcaaaataaaaacaactaacgTGTTTAGAGATGGCCCACCGCATTTCACAAAGCGCTCCCATCCAAAGGAGGGGCCGGTAGAAAGGTTCAGAGAGCCCTGGCTCTCCAAAACAGGGCGAAATCAAATCTGGGCCGCGGGTGAGTACCTTGAAAAAATTCGTGGTGGAGATGGCATCTGAGAAAGGCCTCGAAGCACCCACAGGGTTGCGAATGCCGGCGCGGTCACCCCAGATGGAAGGACCCCCTACCTCGCTCTAAAGCCAGTTAAACCGCGGGGCCCACGCTACCGGGCACGATTTTAGAAGCCCCCCTCCAAATGCAAGGGTCCGACCTAGGAGGCACTTCCGCTGTGCAGTTTGCTAAGTTTGGATTCCGAGAGTGCATGGGGGAGTATACGGCTCACGCAGGTGGGACCCTCTCTCCGCCTTAGCTTAGACTCTATGCGAGACGCTCCCGCCCGCCAAAGGCTGCGGTGGCCACAGAGGCTGCCGTGATTGCCGCTTCCCCCACCAAATTCTGGCGCTCAGGAGGCGCGCTGCAGTGGAGACCTGAGTCCCGCCCCAGCCCGAAGGAGAAGGCGCAGCGCCTCCGCTCGCGCTCCCGGGTCGGggagcctccttcctccccctttttccccgcggcggcggcggcggcggctgcggcggagGCAgcggagaggggagggggggagcggaCGAGGGGCGGAGACAGGGAGGAGCCGCGACCGCCGCGGCCCCGCGGCGGCAGGTGTGGATGGGCGCGGCGGAGGTGCGGAGGAGACTGAGGTGCGGGGATGTCCACTCCCGCCCGCGCTCGCCGGGGGCCCGGGCTTGGGGGCGGGGAGCGCCTCCCGGGAGGAGCTCCGAGAGCTGCTTCGACCTGCGCACAACTTGGGGCGCGGCCCGGGCGCGCAGGTTCCACGTCCGGCGCCGGGAGGAGAAAGGCGCGCGTCCCCGGCCGCGGCGCCCGCGCGGACCCCAACGGTGAGGCGGCGGCCAGGGGGCCGCCGGGGGGCGGCCGGGGCTGGAGGGTGGACGGCGCCTCCGCCCTCCGCGTCGACCGGCCGGTAAGCGAGGAACGCGCAGGCAGCGGGGCGGGGGCGCGTCCCTCGCCGAGTTAAGAGGGGGGCCTCGGGGCCCGGCGCTCGGCAGACTTCGCCACGGGCCCCCGGGCGAGGATGCTGCGGCCGGGTCTGGCGCATCCCGGGCCACGGCGGCCCTGGCTCTGCGCAGAACCTTCTCCACCTCCTGCCCAAATAGCAGGTTGTTTCCCTAGCCTGACCTCGGAAGTCGCAGGTCCGCTCTCTTCCTCTAAACGGCGAAGGAGGAACTGTGTGTGTCCGGGAGCGCGTTGAGGGCGAGCGCTTTCAACCAGCGATGTTTGATGAGAGCCCGTTCCCGAGTTAAAATGCCTGTCACTTTGCAACTTCTCTGTTCTCTCCCCTCTTCGAGGGAGAAGTCAGGCGACTTTTAAATCCCCACCTGGTAGAATTAGAGTTTATTTGCGCTGTATACAGGTGGGAAAATGATGCTCCGTAAAATCCTGGTTTTTCCAACAGCGTTTCACTTAAAAGAGCCTCCCATCCTGCAGCGAGATAATGGCAGTCGTGAAACACACAACAGAAGTGTTCACCTAGCGCCGCGTTGGCAGGGGAGAAGTTAAGGAAAACTTAAGCATAAGCGACCCCTGAATAGGCTTCTTGCGGGACCGTTTTGTTCCGGTGCAAGTGGTGTTAGGACTGGAAATGACAGCTCAAGACCTACGCTTGGTTTGGAGCTGAGGCTGGGGCCCGACACCCCTCACCGCCCCGGGACTCTCGAATTGGGCCTTTTTGCTTCCTTCACTGAAATCATGGCAGCTTTGAagtgaaatgaggaaaatgatcCTCCTTTTTGCCCTGGAGTTTATTACCTCTGCATTAAAATGTGTCTCTCATGGGCAGAAATGTAAACAATCttctattttatactttgttttaaagACCTTTTACTTGAatcggttaaaaaaaaaaaaggatttaaaatggaCAGCCAAATTTAGGCTTGTTTGTTGTGGAGTTTTGTGTTTGAGGGAGGGAGTgacttttaagttatttttaaaggctaATATTGATTACTTTTCATTGTTTGCAGATGTTAATCCCTCAGTGAAGGCAttttaaggaataaatgaaaaaataacagtGGGTTAAGTCCACTCATAAGAACTGTAGcctgcccccctcctttttttcttaacctgTGACAGAGCCTCATGAAAATCGAGCTTGGGATGTAAAAAACATCTTAAGTTGAATTTTAGGCCTCcaaatgaaaaatgttcatttgCGTTAATCCAATAGAATTCTCAGACTTTATGGAATTGTCAGCTTacgatgtttatttttttatttatatcgTATTAGGACTTTACATGTGGATATTTCTTCGGTAATTGGCAGATGTGGGGAAAAGTCAGAAGGCCCTTTAAAAGATACAGACTTACTCTCTGGGTGAAATTTTATAGTTCTGAAAAGCACGTATCAGAGACAAAGCTCTTAACTGATAACATTGACTgttctctttttgaaattttaaatggattaagAAGGGAGGTTTTATACTTCATACTTGGGCATAGTTTTTGAAAATGCAAGTGGAAAAGAAGTTAAGAATATCATTTTTGTACAATGTAATAACTAGACAGCTATTCTAGAGGCTATAAAAATGcttgaggaaataaaataaaaaggtagcaTAAAATTATGTATTGTACTGTTAGAATTTTAAGGAGAATGCATACTTGTAAGTCTCAAATACTCAAGTGAGCAGTATTAAAGTGGATCAAATAGAAGAATTTTCTTGCATATCATTttttctcagattaaaaaaatatgtatttattttggtttgtctTAAAATTGAAGTTATAGTTAAATTTTGTTGGTACCTATATGGGATAATACAAAGGTTGGTAAGATGTCTTTTGCTTGGCACATTGACATTTAGTGACAGGTATCCTTAAATTTTTCATAGAGTTGCCACAGTTTTTCTTCACTTGATGTATTTGGGTAGTTTTAGCATATAAACACCACAGGGTCTCTTTAACAAACTTACATTGTAAAAGAGCAATAGATTAAATCCCTGATTATTAACATTTCAAGGATGGAAAcctacttttaaataaaaatgcctttttgAGGACATTTTAGAATACATATAAGGGTATGATTCTGGGAGACTGTTTTTGATAgttcttttcctattctttgaaATCATAAAGTAAATTAACAAAAGAATCAATAATTATGTGTTAACAGTTTCTTGATGTATTTAACAGACTGTTTCCTTAATAGGAATCTCCCAAGTGTTTCAGAAATTTGTGTAAGAGCAAGAAAGTTTATCTTCTGTTCAGATGTATTTCTGTAGACTAGGAAGAAAAAAGTTTAGAGTAGGCCAgtcttaaataataagaaacaatGAAATTTGATCTTTGTATTGTAAAATGTGTTTTCACTGAGGACTTTTAAACTGTGTCCTGTCTTTAAACACATTAGTATAGAAAGTAAATCAGATATTTCATTGGCAAAATATAAGTGCCCTAATGCTTTGATAATGATTATTGagactttttccccccacatcTTATATAAGCAGTGGGGTccagaaaattatcaaaataattttggatAAGATTGAGatgaagtgaaaaaaatccaCGCATGAttatggtatatatgtatgttgttTTGCAGCAGTGAAAGAGTGAAAAAGAAGAGTTTAGGATCAAAATTTATCCACGTTAGTCAGATTCCCTAGCATTTTCTACTTTATTGTGTAATTGACTTTTTAGCTAATATGTAGTTATTCCGTGTTTTAATACAGCagacatcagaaaaaaataaatctcatttgagAATCTATAATCTTGGCTTTATCAAATATACACACTACTCTATATTGTCTACCTATCAACATTCAAGCTATTCAACATTTGAGACAATTTACAAACTAAATATATTATAAACGTTAATTAAAgaagtaattttcattttaagagaaTTCCTTCTGAGGGGTTATTTTTAACATTACAGATAGCACTATCCTTTgagtaaaataagaattaattacAAATTATACTTTTAGCAAAGggaaaatgcaatttttattggCCTTGGGGGCATGTATGCTAAGTAGTTTGTGGCCCAGTTTCCATTTCTGTATCTGTGCTGCCTCTGACCATGGATTGGGTACTGCGGGAGGAAAGACTGTGAGGAGAAAGTTAATAAAAAAGCTACATGAGTTGATCATAGTTCTGCTCAGAAACCTATGTCCACCTGAATTCAGAACCAGAAGAGAAATTCTGACAGTCTGTTTCCCCAGCCCTTTTACATCGATTTCTGAGAGTTAGCAGTGGCAGAGAAGAGTTGTTGTCTCTGCCATTTGCAAAGCCGACTGCTTGATCCACAGCAAATCAAACCCAGGAAATCTTTTAGTCTTGTCCATTTCAGTTCCACTTCCTTGCCAGGGGCATAACAGCTGAAGTTAAAAGACTTATACCCAAATGGGAAAATTAGTGCCATTTGTGTAGAGGCAGTAGCCTTATTCAAACTGCTTTCAAcctaattgggaaaaaaaaaaaa
The Prionailurus viverrinus isolate Anna chromosome D4, UM_Priviv_1.0, whole genome shotgun sequence genome window above contains:
- the LOC125149865 gene encoding collagen alpha-1(I) chain-like → MRQTRPQHPRPGARGEVCRAPGPEAPLLTRRGTRPRPAACAFLAYRPVDAEGGGAVHPPAPAAPRRPPGRRLTVGVRAGAAAGDARLSPPGAGRGTCAPGPRPKLCAGRSSSRSSSREALPAPKPGPPASAGGSGHPRTSVSSAPPPRPSTPAAAGPRRSRLLPGEEGGSPTRERERRRCAFSFGLGRDSGLHCSAPPERQNLVGEAAITAASVATAAFGGRERLA